In a genomic window of Zonotrichia albicollis isolate bZonAlb1 chromosome 7, bZonAlb1.hap1, whole genome shotgun sequence:
- the PSTK gene encoding L-seryl-tRNA(Sec) kinase isoform X2, whose translation MRTAPAEAAGPAALAAEQQRQHRESGSGGGARVGLCLLCGLPAAGKSTLGRALSRRLPQRPGWACALLAYDELIPPEAFRTSPSPSLPGWKQSRRELLQCLEGLLRALLTGAPLPGPAQPGWPRFLRCCRREGLLAAPDGDTGAAPRPLVLLLDDNFYYQSMRYEVYQLARKYSLGFCQLFLECPVECCLQRNRLRSDPVPEQTIQLMARKIEMPDPRKNTWEQHSLILSSSDGISEDDEQIMNLLVTALENPERPNEEDTEQKEAARAVCAASAVHQADQACRRAISEAMQDAKGKNVLPSEMKSLAEELNKLKAEFLEDLRQGKTLKTQYSDPATSVISSFQQEATKVVNKYILKS comes from the exons ATGCGCACAGCGCCGGCGGAAGCGGCGGGACCCGCAGCACTGGCGGcggagcagcagcggcagcaccGGGagagcggcagcggcggcggcgcccgggtggggctgtgcctgctgtgcGGGCTGCCCGCGGCCGGCAAGTCCACGCTGGGCCGCGCCCTGAGCCGCCGGCTGCCGCAGCGGCCGGGCTGGGCGTGCGCACTGCTCGCTTACGACGAGCTCATCCCGCCCGAGGCCTTCCGCACCAGCCCGTCCCCATCG CTGCCCGGCTGGAAGCAGAGCCGCCGCgagctgctgcagtgcctggaggGGCTCCTGCGGGCGCTGCTCACCGGGGCGCCTCTGCCCGGCCCCGCGCAGCCGGGCTGGCCGCGCTTCCTGCGCTGCTGCCGCCGGGAGGGGCTGCTGGCCGCCCCCGATGGGGACACCGGAGCCGCCCCCCGGCCGCTCGTCCTCCTGCTGGATGACAACTTCTATTACCAAAGCATGCGCTACGAGGTGTACCAGCTGGCCCGCAAAT ACTCCTTGGGCTTCTGCCAGTTATTTTTGGAGTGTCCAGTGGAatgctgcctgcagaggaaCCGCCTCAGGAGTGACCCTGTGCCTGAGCAGACCATACAATTAATGGCAAGGAAAATAGAGATGCCAGATCCCAGGAAAAAcacctgggagcagcacagcctcaTCCTGAGCAGTTCTGATGGCATCTCAGAGGATGA tgAGCAAATCATGAACTTGCTGGTCACTGCTTTGGAAAATCCAGAGAGGCCAAATGAGGAGGACACAGAGCAGAAG GAGGCAGCTCGAGCCGTGTGTGCAGCCAGTGCTGTCCATCAGGCTGACCAGGCGTGCAGGAGAGCCATCTCTGAGGCCATGCAGGATGCCAAAG GTAAAAACGTTCTCCCGAGTGAGATGAAGAGCCTGGCAGAAGAACTCAACAAActgaaagcagaatttttgGAAGACTTGAGGCAAGGGAAGACTTTGAAAACCCAATATTCTGACCCTGCTACAAGTGTTATTTCTTCATTCCAACAGGAGGCAACCAAGGtagtaaataaatatatattaaaatcaTGA